In Trifolium pratense cultivar HEN17-A07 linkage group LG7, ARS_RC_1.1, whole genome shotgun sequence, a genomic segment contains:
- the LOC123894984 gene encoding F-box/FBD/LRR-repeat protein At3g14710-like isoform X1: MTLPYSSSAQTSPNHIVKVVMDSNDVTMEDDTKQLISAETKVKERDIISTLHESVLGHILSFVPIIDAVSTSVLSTSWIDVWTSTTNLKFDDSLLYSKKKMSKEHFVNSVEKVLLHFTNSGIQSVSLCLSSYQYDASQISEWISFFLERRVQKLHIQYADKVFLSSNSLFRCNSLVELTLQMRCTLSLPVSGCLANLQKLSISWIKLVSESESSTNSKDITLSFPILKVFEVRGCEWSQNITLQVPLLERFSIAIWKHHSNESSKYYIKVNSRRLTDFDYEGNLEQNIVLCDSSSIRNASVVIVVDEDKKDRIEKLGFQAYNHLKQINEAESLKLLFYKVLRHGKDIFTNLPVFGRLTYLQLNEVNGEALLQLLHNCPILNTLVLLNGVADLNKDVLTSASATLPRCFLSSFKVFEFKGFNANEHDLSLVKFMLENASILEKMRISPAFWLRYADIDFEKVKEQILSLPKRSSFCMVEFSDISSS; this comes from the exons ATGACACTTCCTTATTCATCTTCTGCACAAACTTCTCCAAATCACATTGTGAAG GTAGTCATGGATTCAAATGATGTAACTATGGAAGATGACACAAAACAACTTATATCAGCGGAAACCAAGGTGAAAGAAAGAGATATAATTAGCACATTACATGAAAGCGTTCTTGGTCATATCCTGTCTTTCGTTCCAATTATAGACGCGGTTAGCACTAGCGTCTTATCAACAAGTTGGATCGATGTTTGGACATCGACAACCAATCTGAAGTTTGATGATAGTTTGCTTTATTCCAAGAAAAAGATGAGTAAAGAACATTTTGTGAATTCTGTTGAAAAAGTGCTTCTTCACTTTACAAATTCCGGCATCCAAAGTGTGTCTCTTTGCTTATCTAGTTATCAATATGATGCATCTCAGATAAGTGAATGGATCTCTTTTTTCTTAGAAAGAAGAGTTCAAAAGCTTCATATTCAATATGCTGATAaagtttttctttcttcaaattCACTCTTTCGATGCAATTCATTAGTCGAATTGACACTTCAAATGAGATGTACTCTTAGTCTTCCCGTGTCTGGTTGTCTCGCAAACCTTCAAAAACTTAGCATTTCTTGGATTAAATTAGTGAGTGAAAGTGAATCTTCCACTAATTCAAAAGATATAACTCTTAGCTTCCCAATTCTCAAAGTGTTCGAAGTTAGAGGGTGCGAGTGGTCGCAGAATATTACCTTACAAGTTCCTCTACTTGAGAGGTTTTCCATAGCAATATGGAAACATCATTCAAATGAATCAAGTAAATATTATATCAAGGTTAATAGTCGACGCTTAACAGATTTCGATTACGAGGGTAATCTTGAACAGAACATTGTTCTTTGTGATTCATCATCGATTCGTAATGCTTCTGTTGTGattgttgttgatgaagatAAAAAGGACAGAATAGAAAAACTTGGGTTTCAAGCATATAATCATCTCAAACAAATCAACGAAGCGGAGTCACTGAAATTATTGTTTTACAAG GTTTTAAGGCATGGTAAAGATATTTTCACCAATCTACCTGTCTTTGGAAGGTTAACTTATCTGCAACTAAATGAGGTCAATGGTGAAGCTTTGTTGCAATTACTCCACAATTGCCCAATTCTCAATACTCTTGTTTTACTTAAT GGAGTTGCTGACTTAAATAAAGATGTCTTAACTTCTGCTTCTGCAACTCTGCCTCGCTGTTTTCTGTCAAGCTTCAAAGTATTTGAGTTTAAAGGTTTTAATGCGAACGAGCATGATCTTTCTCTCGTAAAATTCATGTTGGAAAATGCATCAATTTTGGAGAAGATGAGAATATCTCCGGCTTTTTGGCTGCGTTATGCAGATATTGATTTCGAAAAAGTTAAGGAGCAGATACTCTCATTACCTAAGCGCTCTAGCTTTTGCATGGTAGAATTTTCGGATATCAGTAGTTCATGA
- the LOC123894984 gene encoding F-box/FBD/LRR-repeat protein At3g14710-like isoform X2 yields the protein MDSNDVTMEDDTKQLISAETKVKERDIISTLHESVLGHILSFVPIIDAVSTSVLSTSWIDVWTSTTNLKFDDSLLYSKKKMSKEHFVNSVEKVLLHFTNSGIQSVSLCLSSYQYDASQISEWISFFLERRVQKLHIQYADKVFLSSNSLFRCNSLVELTLQMRCTLSLPVSGCLANLQKLSISWIKLVSESESSTNSKDITLSFPILKVFEVRGCEWSQNITLQVPLLERFSIAIWKHHSNESSKYYIKVNSRRLTDFDYEGNLEQNIVLCDSSSIRNASVVIVVDEDKKDRIEKLGFQAYNHLKQINEAESLKLLFYKVLRHGKDIFTNLPVFGRLTYLQLNEVNGEALLQLLHNCPILNTLVLLNGVADLNKDVLTSASATLPRCFLSSFKVFEFKGFNANEHDLSLVKFMLENASILEKMRISPAFWLRYADIDFEKVKEQILSLPKRSSFCMVEFSDISSS from the exons ATGGATTCAAATGATGTAACTATGGAAGATGACACAAAACAACTTATATCAGCGGAAACCAAGGTGAAAGAAAGAGATATAATTAGCACATTACATGAAAGCGTTCTTGGTCATATCCTGTCTTTCGTTCCAATTATAGACGCGGTTAGCACTAGCGTCTTATCAACAAGTTGGATCGATGTTTGGACATCGACAACCAATCTGAAGTTTGATGATAGTTTGCTTTATTCCAAGAAAAAGATGAGTAAAGAACATTTTGTGAATTCTGTTGAAAAAGTGCTTCTTCACTTTACAAATTCCGGCATCCAAAGTGTGTCTCTTTGCTTATCTAGTTATCAATATGATGCATCTCAGATAAGTGAATGGATCTCTTTTTTCTTAGAAAGAAGAGTTCAAAAGCTTCATATTCAATATGCTGATAaagtttttctttcttcaaattCACTCTTTCGATGCAATTCATTAGTCGAATTGACACTTCAAATGAGATGTACTCTTAGTCTTCCCGTGTCTGGTTGTCTCGCAAACCTTCAAAAACTTAGCATTTCTTGGATTAAATTAGTGAGTGAAAGTGAATCTTCCACTAATTCAAAAGATATAACTCTTAGCTTCCCAATTCTCAAAGTGTTCGAAGTTAGAGGGTGCGAGTGGTCGCAGAATATTACCTTACAAGTTCCTCTACTTGAGAGGTTTTCCATAGCAATATGGAAACATCATTCAAATGAATCAAGTAAATATTATATCAAGGTTAATAGTCGACGCTTAACAGATTTCGATTACGAGGGTAATCTTGAACAGAACATTGTTCTTTGTGATTCATCATCGATTCGTAATGCTTCTGTTGTGattgttgttgatgaagatAAAAAGGACAGAATAGAAAAACTTGGGTTTCAAGCATATAATCATCTCAAACAAATCAACGAAGCGGAGTCACTGAAATTATTGTTTTACAAG GTTTTAAGGCATGGTAAAGATATTTTCACCAATCTACCTGTCTTTGGAAGGTTAACTTATCTGCAACTAAATGAGGTCAATGGTGAAGCTTTGTTGCAATTACTCCACAATTGCCCAATTCTCAATACTCTTGTTTTACTTAAT GGAGTTGCTGACTTAAATAAAGATGTCTTAACTTCTGCTTCTGCAACTCTGCCTCGCTGTTTTCTGTCAAGCTTCAAAGTATTTGAGTTTAAAGGTTTTAATGCGAACGAGCATGATCTTTCTCTCGTAAAATTCATGTTGGAAAATGCATCAATTTTGGAGAAGATGAGAATATCTCCGGCTTTTTGGCTGCGTTATGCAGATATTGATTTCGAAAAAGTTAAGGAGCAGATACTCTCATTACCTAAGCGCTCTAGCTTTTGCATGGTAGAATTTTCGGATATCAGTAGTTCATGA
- the LOC123896427 gene encoding protein MAINTENANCE OF MERISTEMS-like: protein MDTIRMYRLELTGYSFLDPVLLSTFVERWHGETSSFHMPSGKMTVTLDDVRYLLHLPIKGHLLDHKGIPTKTEGVDLMIKHMGSTRDEAEQEVKTTKGAHARFVYLKEIVEKHTPVVNKAEVDGDKDTFKRYKGYITRAYLLLLVGTTIFSNKTKNNVDLTYLKYFIDLDQAWIYDYFVDTEGSLDTQYEQQYPRATKYDSTKGQSSHMAMRKMMDRLLPHDITWTPYKDHRDICTFEDITLYSGWIRCGLIKVRYLPEWVLWQFGYVQTIPRHPDSAANILDTVDCIDEH from the exons ATGGACACCATAAGAATGTATAGGCTGGAACTAACTGGATACTCGTTTCTTGATCCCGTGTTGTTGTCTACCTTTGTGGAGCGATGGCACGGGGAGACTAGTAGCTTCCATATGCCGAGCGGGAAGATGACAGTCACGCTGGATGACGTGCGCTATCTTCTGCATCTACCCATTAAGGGACACCTGCTAGACCATAAAGGCATCCCGACCAAAACTGAGGGTGTTGACCTAATGATTAAGCATATGGGATCAACTCGGGATGAAGCTGAGCAAGAGGTTAAAACAACCAAGGGTGCACATGCAAGGTTCGTATATTTGAAGGAAATCGTCGAAAAACACACGCCAGTAGTCAACAAAGCTGAGGTGGACGGTGACAAGGACACTTTTAAGAGGTATAAGGGATATATTACGAGGGCGTACCTGTTGTTGTTGGTTGGAACCACTATCTTCTCTAACAAGACAAAGAATAACGTGGACCTGACATACTTGAAGTATTTCATAGATCTGGATCAG GCTTGGATCTACGACTACTTTGTTGACACCGAAGGGTCTTTGGATACACAATACGAACAACAATACCCCCGAGCTACCAAATATGATTCGACAAAGGGGCAGTCAAGCCATATGGCAATGCGGAAAATGATGGATCGGTTGCTTCCACACGACATCACATGGACTCCTTACAAGGACCACCGAGATATTTGCACCTTTGAGGATATAACTTTGTACTCCGGTTGGATCAGGTGTGGGCTGATCAAAGTAAGGTATCTACCAGAGTGGGTGTTATGGCAGTTTGGCTACGTGCAGACCATTCCCCGTCATCCAGATTCCGCTGCGAATATATTGGACACGGTAGATTGTATTGATGAGCATTGA